From a region of the Gossypium raimondii isolate GPD5lz chromosome 10, ASM2569854v1, whole genome shotgun sequence genome:
- the LOC128033821 gene encoding uncharacterized mitochondrial protein AtMg00310-like: MQCFKVPKKVCNEINAEIAKFGWRQQLEEKKIHWLNWLELTVKKGNWEVGGGGLGFRDFSLFNKALFAKQCWRLLQHPDSNWTRIFKGRYFPDCTILEARKGSRASWVWASLLEGRDFLKENIIWQVLDGKELNI; the protein is encoded by the coding sequence ATGCAGTGCTTCAAAGTCCCAAAAAAAGTGTGTAATGAGATTAATGCTGAGATTGCTAAGTTTGGGTGGCGACAACAGctggaagaaaagaaaattcattgGTTAAACTGGTTGGAGCTCACTGTTAAAAAAGGAAACTGGGaggtgggggggggggggttaggATTTAGAGATTTTAGCTTGTTCAATAAGGCTCTCTTTGCAAAGCAGTGTTGGAGGCTGCTACAACATCCTGACTCAAATTGGACAAGGATTTTCAAGGGCAGGTACTTCCCTGACTGTACTATCCTGGAAGCTAGAAAGGGTTCGAGAGCCTCGTGGGTTTGGGCCAGCCTCCTTGAAGGGAGGGATTTCTTAAAAGAGAACATTATATGGCAGGTATTGGATGGGAAGGAGTTGAACATTTGA
- the LOC105775843 gene encoding VQ motif-containing protein 10 yields the protein MAATITASSDEGVKVVIINTQYVETDPLSFKSVVQRLTGKDSCVSWIEESSFPCSKTQTNYNVAAGKVSAEGSYGTATVGGGYGCDGGGGCHVPLFTTGLSFKELDRLILEAPPLDELSWLLAEC from the coding sequence ATGGCGGCTACCATTACTGCTTCATCTGATGAAGGTGTTAAAGTAGTGATAATCAATACTCAGTACGTTGAAACCGATCCCCTCAGCTTCAAATCTGTAGTTCAAAGGCTTACAGGCAAGGATAGTTGCGTTTCATGGATAGAGGAGAGTTCGTTTCCCTGTAGTAAAACCCAAACAAATTATAATGTTGCTGCCGGAAAGGTTTCAGCCGAAGGGTCATATGGCACAGCCACCGTAGGAGGCGGCTATGGTTGTGACGGTGGTGGTGGTTGTCATGTACCCTTGTTTACTACGGGTTTAAGTTTTAAAGAATTGGATAGGTTGATCTTGGAGGCTCCTCCATTGGACGAGTTGAGCTGGTTGTTGGCTGAGTGCTAG
- the LOC105776957 gene encoding cullin-4, with product MSLPPTKRSLSSNAAVASSSSSSSSSSHFQPSMKKAKSQAVACSLDPNKNGLHNHHNNQGDNDVVFDPSSPMSLDDDSKSDDARAPAAANLSRKKATPPQPAKKLVIKFVKAKPTVPTNFEEETWAKLKSAINAIFLKQPDSCDLEKLYQAVNDLCLHRMGGSLYQRIEKECEARISAALRSLVGQSPDLVVFLSLVEKCWQDLCDQMLMIRGIALYLDRTYVKQTPNVRSLWDMGLQLFCKHLSLAPEVEHKTVTGLLRMIESERLGEAVDRTLLNHLLKMFTALGIYSESFEKPFLERTSEFYAAEGMKYMQQSDVPDYLKHVEMRLNEENERCLLYLDALTRKPLIATAERQLLERHIPAILDKGFMMLMDGHRIEDLQRMYSLFSRVSALESLRQALSSYIRRTGQSIVMDEEKDKDMVSSLLEFKASLDSILEESFSKNEAFCNTIKDSFEHLINLRQNRPAELIAKFLDEKLRAGNKGTSEEELEGTLDKVLVLFRFIQGKDVFEAFYKKDLAKRLLLGKSASIDAEKSMISKLKTECGSQFTNKLEGMFKDIELSKEINESFKQSSQARTKLRSGIEMSVHVLTTGYWPTYPPMDVRLPHELNVYQDIFKEFYLSKYSGRRLMWQNSLGHCVLKADFSKGKKELAVSLFQTVVLMLFNDAQKLSFQDIKDSTGIEDKELRRTLQSLACGKVRVLQKLPKGRDVEDDDSFIFNEGFTAPLYRIKVNAIQMKETVEENTSTTERVFQDRQYQVDAAIVRIMKTRKVLSHTLLITELFEQLKFPIKPADLKKRIESLIDREYLERDKNNPQIYNYLA from the exons ATGTCTCTCCCCCCAACCAAACGCTCTCTTAGCTCCAACGCCGCtgttgcttcttcttcttcttcttcttcctcttcttctcacTTTCAACCGTCAATGAAGAAAGCCAAGTCCCAAGCCGTGGCTTGTTCTCTTGACCCCAATAAGAACGGCCTTCACAACCACCACAACAACCAAGGCGATAACGACGTCGtcttcgacccttcttcaccTATGTCCCTCGACGACGATTCCAAGTCCGACGATGCTCGCGCTCCCGCCGCCGCCAATTTGTCTCGCAAAAAGGCTACACCACCTCAACCCGCCAAGAAGCTCGTCATCAAATTCGTTAAAG CAAAACCGACAGTGCCTACGAATTTTGAGGAGGAAACGTGGGCAAAGCTGAAGTCAGCCATTAATGCTATTTTTCTGAAGCAACCAGATTCATGTGACTTGGAGAAGCTTTATCAG GCTGTCAATGATCTTTGCCTGCATAGGATGGGAGGAAGTCTTTATCAACGAATTGAAAAAGAGTGTGAAGCACGTATATCGGCAGCATTAAGATCTTTGGTTGGGCAAAGTCCGGACCTCGTGGTTTTCTTATCGCTTGTTGAGAAATGTTGGCAAGATCTTTGTGATCAAATGTTGATGATTCGTGGTATAGCCTTGTACCTGGACAGAACATATGTTAAACAAACCCCAAATGTACGTTCATTGTGGGACATGGGCTTGCAACTTTTCTGTAAACATCTTTCTCTGGCTCCAGAAGTTGAGCACAAAACTGTCACCGGTCTTTTAAGAATGATTGAGAGTGAGAG GTTAGGTGAAGCAGTTGACAGAACACTACTTAACCATCTTTTGAAGATGTTTACTGCTTTAGGTATTTACTCAGAAAGCTTTGAGAAGCCATTCCTGGAGCGTACATCCGAGTTTTATGCAGCTGAAGGAATGAAATACATGCAGCAATCTGATGTTCCAGATTACTTGAAGCATGTAGAG ATGAGgttaaatgaagaaaatgaaagatgCTTACTCTACCTGGATGCTCTTACGAGAAAGCCGCTTATAGCAACAGCAGAAAGGCAACTGCTGGAACGTCATATACCTGCCATTCTTGATAAG GGATTTATGATGCTGATGGATGGACACCGTATTGAGGACCTTCAGAGGATGTACTCACTGTTTTCAAGGGTCAGTGCTCTTGAATCACTCAGGCAGGCCCTAAGCTCATATATTCGGAGAACTGGGCAGAGCATTGTCATGGATGAAGAGAAAGACAAGGACATGGTGTCTTCCTTGTTAGAATTCAAGGCTTCACTTGACTCCATATTGGAAGAAAGCTTTTCCAAGAATGAGGCATTTTGCAACACCATTAAGGATTCTTTTGAGCATCTAATTAATCTTCGTCAG AATCGACCTGCTGAGCTTATTGCTAAGTTTCTGGATGAAAAGCTTCGTGCTGGTAATAAGGGTACTTCTGAAGAGGAATTAGAGGGTACACTTGATAAAGTTTTGGTTTTATTCAGGTTCATCCAG GGCAAGGATGTTTTTGAAGCATTCTATAAGAAAGATCTTGCTAAAAGGCTGCTTTTAGGGAAGAGTGCTTCTATTGATGCAGAGAAATCCATGATTTCTAAG CTGAAGACAGAGTGTGGCAGCCAGTTTACAAACAAACTTGAAGGAATGTTCAAG GATATTGAACTGTCAAAGGAGATAAATGAATCATTCAAGCAGTCATCCCAAGCCAGGACAAAACTTCGATCAGGAATTGAGATGAGTGTCCATGTCTTAACAACTGG GTACTGGCCAACATATCCACCTATGGATGTTAGGCTTCCACATGAATTGAATGTCTATCAG GACATCTTCAAGGAGTTCTACTTGAGTAAGTACAGTGGGAGACGCCTAATGTGGCAAAATTCATTGGGTCATTGTGTGTTGAAAGCAGATTTTTCCAAAGGTAAAAAGGAGCTGGCAGTTTCCCTGTTCCAG ACTGTAGTTCTGATGTTGTTCAACGATGCCCAAAAGCTTAGCTTTCAAGACATTAAAGACTCCACTGGCATTGAGGACAAGGAATTGAGAAGGACCCTGCAGTCCCTTGCATGTGGGAAAGTGAGAGTCCTGCAAAAG TTGCCAAAAGGGAGAGATGTCGAAGATGAtgattctttcattttcaacGAAGGATTTACTGCTCCTCTCTATCGTATAAAG GTAAATGCAATCCAGATGAAAGAGACAGTGGAGGAGAACACAAGCACCACTGAAAGAGTATTTCAAGACCGTCAATATCAG GTTGATGCTGCTATTGTTCGGATAATGAAGACGAGGAAAGTGTTGAGTCACACTCTTTTGATAACTGAACTCTTCGAACAG CTAAAGTTTCCCATAAAACCGGCTGATTTGAAGAAAAGAATCGAGTCTCTCATTGACAGGGAGTACCTGGAGCGGGACAAGAACAACCcacaaatatacaattatttggcataa
- the LOC105775138 gene encoding outer envelope membrane protein 7: MAAITSAVIAIAGVILGWIAIEIACKPCLEKGREAIDRSLNPDYDPDDDLQAPLNPNPDPQSHPGISSSTSSKPLQI; this comes from the coding sequence ATGGCAGCAATAACAAGCGCGGTGATAGCCATAGCGGGAGTGATATTGGGATGGATAGCAATCGAGATCGCTTGCAAGCCTTGCCTGGAGAAAGGGCGTGAAGCCATTGACCGATCTCTTAACCCTGATTACGACCCCGACGATGATCTCCAAGCCCCTCTCAACCCTAACCCAGATCCCCAATCTCACCCTGGTATTTCTTCTTCCACTTCATCCAAACCCCTACAAATTTAA
- the LOC105777809 gene encoding F-box/kelch-repeat protein At1g30090, with amino-acid sequence MRLGKGFQFELYLQGEPLIPGLPDDVALNCLLRLPVECHTACKAVCKRWHFLLGNKERFFTSRKELGFKDPWLFVLAFQKCTGEIEWQVLDLTNFSWHSIPTMPCKDNICPHGISCVSFPSDGALFVCGGMMASDVDSPLDLVFKYEIQKNNWTVMKKMNTARSFFASGVINGMIYVAGGNSADLFELDSAEVMDPAIGNWHPVASMGTNMASYDSAVFNGKLLVTEGWLWPFFVSPRGRVYDPITNTWENMALGLREGWTGSSVVVYGHLFVVSEHERMKLKVYYPDSDSWETTQGPPLPEQICKPFAVNAYDNIIYVIGRYLHVAMGYISKRNETGSSENKWRFSVEWQVIDGPKLSDLTPSTSQVLFA; translated from the coding sequence ATGAGGTTAGGCAAAGGGTTTCAGTTTGAGTTGTATCTTCAAGGGGAACCCCTTATTCCAGGCCTTCCTGATGATGTTGCCCTTAATTGTCTCCTTCGGCTTCCGGTCGAGTGCCATACCGCTTGTAAAGCCGTATGCAAGCGATGGCACTTTCTGCTTGGTAATAAAGAACGATTTTTCACTTCAAGGAAGGAACTAGGTTTCAAAGACCCTTGGCTGTTTGTGCTTGCCTTCCAAAAATGCACTGGTGAAATTGAATGGCAGGTTCTTGATTTAACCAATTTTTCTTGGCATAGCATCCCTACGATGCCGTGCAAAGACAATATTTGTCCCCATGGTATTAGCTGTGTTTCGTTTCCCAGTGATGGCGCACTCTTTGTTTGTGGGGGGATGATGGCCTCCGATGTCGATTCCCCTCTTGACTTGGTCTTCAAGTATGAGATTCAGAAAAACAATTGGACTGtgatgaaaaagatgaataCTGCTAGATCGTTTTTTGCAAGCGGAGTGATTAATGGGATGATATATGTAGCTGGTGGAAACAGTGCTGATCTTTTCGAGCTCGACTCGGCCGAGGTTATGGATCCCGCAATTGGGAATTGGCATCCAGTAGCCAGCATGGGGACCAATATGGCATCTTATGATTCTGCAGTATTCAATGGAAAGCTTCTAGTGACAGAAGGCTGGTTATGGCCATTCTTCGTCTCTCCAAGGGGTCGAGTTTACGATCCAATAACTAATACTTGGGAGAATATGGCTCTAGGATTGAGAGAAGGCTGGACTGGCTCGAGCGTAGTGGTTTATGGCCACTTATTCGTGGTTTCTGAACACGAAAGAATGAAACTTAAAGTTTATTATCCAGACAGTGATTCCTGGGAAACAACACAAGGTCCCCCATTACCAGAACAGATATGCAAACCATTTGCTGTCAATGCATACGATAACATAATATATGTCATCGGTCGCTACCTTCATGTTGCCATGGGCTATATCTCGAAACGGAATGAAACAGGGAGTTCTGAGAATAAGTGGAGATTCAGTGTCGAATGGCAAGTTATCGATGGTCCAAAACTTTCTGACTTGACACCCTCAACTTCTCAGGTTCTGTTTGCTTAG
- the LOC105777779 gene encoding uncharacterized protein LOC105777779 isoform X2 has product MNFHSGREDAQKHAVDKSCIYCNKVFDDYLALSGHLRIHEEETLRALNFPGRSSNSIDISRNPPAPLPNSQLSLASVNNLTPITRTPTLIDFCAMFGSCDANQANRSKSTGSNLGDAQTQIVMSPSGATFRHNSSASKTFAPVGANAALSSAACASSGGVVATGLPTDSSSYLRKYEVCQFNTDEFQISQDGLPPASRDAMQKTQGYNLGPPPSSYVGKVGQSETILLMGEGSKRPCLADNPMTASLMNASKKPKIFPNALEEPKKLQIKELPLLKKLEDSLSALETCVGAEEEGPVDLDLSLHL; this is encoded by the exons ATGAATTTCCATTCGGGTAGAGAAGATGCGCAGAAGCATGCAGTTGATAAATCATGCATCTATTGCAACAAAGTATTTGACGACTATCTAGCTCTTAGTGGCCACCTTAGGATTCATGAGGAGGAGACATTGAGGGCCCTGAATTTTCCTGGTCGTTCTAGTAATTCCATCGACATTTCTAGGAACCCTCCTGCTCCCCTGCCAAACAGCCAACTGAGCTTGGCTAGCGTGAACAATCTGACTCCAATCACTAGAACACCAACTCTAATTGACTTCTGTGCAATGTTCGGCTCATGTGATGCAAACCAGGCTAACAGGAGCAAATCCACTGGCAGCAATCTCGGAGATGCCCAAACTCAGATTGTCATGTCTCCTAGTGGTGCAACTTTTCGCCATAATAGTTCAGCTTCGAAGACATTTGCTCCAGTTGGTGCCAATGCAGCCTTGTCTTCTGCCGCATGTGCTTCATCTGGTGGCGTTGTAGCGACTGGCCTTCCTACAGATTCTTCATCATATTTGCGCAAATATGAGGTTTGTCAGTTTAATACTGATGAATTTCAGATTAGCCAGGATGGTCTGCCACCAGCCTCGAGAGATGCCATGCAGAAAACTCAAGGTTATAATCTGG GTCCGCCCCCATCCTCATACGTGGGTAAAGTTGGTCAATCTGAGACAATTTTGTTGATGGGAGAAGGAAGCAAGAGGCCCTGCTTAGCTGACAATCCAATGACTGCTAGCTTAATGAATGCatctaaaaaacctaaaattttcccCAATGCACTTGAGGAACCAAAGAAGCTTCAGATCAAGGAGCTTCCTCTTCTCAAGAAACTTGAAGATTCACTATCTGCCTTGGAAACTTGTGTTGGTGCTGAAGAGGAAGGTCCAGTGGATTTAGATCTGTCTCTGCATCTGTAG
- the LOC105777779 gene encoding uncharacterized protein LOC105777779 isoform X1 produces MNFHSGREDAQKHAVDKSCIYCNKVFDDYLALSGHLRIHEEETLRALNFPGRSSNSIDISRNPPAPLPNSQLSLASVNNLTPITRTPTLIDFCAMFGSCDANQANRSKSTGSNLGDAQTQIVMSPSGATFRHNSSASKTFAPVGANAALSSAACASSGGVVATGLPTDSSSYLRKYEVCQFNTDEFQISQDGLPPASRDAMQKTQGYNLGKLPNPTFAITNPDLGCESYQLPRSNGSIASLWLLPGPPPSSYVGKVGQSETILLMGEGSKRPCLADNPMTASLMNASKKPKIFPNALEEPKKLQIKELPLLKKLEDSLSALETCVGAEEEGPVDLDLSLHL; encoded by the coding sequence ATGAATTTCCATTCGGGTAGAGAAGATGCGCAGAAGCATGCAGTTGATAAATCATGCATCTATTGCAACAAAGTATTTGACGACTATCTAGCTCTTAGTGGCCACCTTAGGATTCATGAGGAGGAGACATTGAGGGCCCTGAATTTTCCTGGTCGTTCTAGTAATTCCATCGACATTTCTAGGAACCCTCCTGCTCCCCTGCCAAACAGCCAACTGAGCTTGGCTAGCGTGAACAATCTGACTCCAATCACTAGAACACCAACTCTAATTGACTTCTGTGCAATGTTCGGCTCATGTGATGCAAACCAGGCTAACAGGAGCAAATCCACTGGCAGCAATCTCGGAGATGCCCAAACTCAGATTGTCATGTCTCCTAGTGGTGCAACTTTTCGCCATAATAGTTCAGCTTCGAAGACATTTGCTCCAGTTGGTGCCAATGCAGCCTTGTCTTCTGCCGCATGTGCTTCATCTGGTGGCGTTGTAGCGACTGGCCTTCCTACAGATTCTTCATCATATTTGCGCAAATATGAGGTTTGTCAGTTTAATACTGATGAATTTCAGATTAGCCAGGATGGTCTGCCACCAGCCTCGAGAGATGCCATGCAGAAAACTCAAGGTTATAATCTGGGTAAGCTTCCAAATCCTACCTTTGCTATAACTAATCCTGACCTTGGTTGTGAGTCATATCAGTTGCCTAGATCCAATGGATCTATTGCTTCTTTGTGGCTTTTGCCAGGTCCGCCCCCATCCTCATACGTGGGTAAAGTTGGTCAATCTGAGACAATTTTGTTGATGGGAGAAGGAAGCAAGAGGCCCTGCTTAGCTGACAATCCAATGACTGCTAGCTTAATGAATGCatctaaaaaacctaaaattttcccCAATGCACTTGAGGAACCAAAGAAGCTTCAGATCAAGGAGCTTCCTCTTCTCAAGAAACTTGAAGATTCACTATCTGCCTTGGAAACTTGTGTTGGTGCTGAAGAGGAAGGTCCAGTGGATTTAGATCTGTCTCTGCATCTGTAG